CACGGGTTGCCCGAGGATCTGTTCGTCTGCCCGTTTCAGCCGTCCGTCCGCCTCCTGCAGACCGGCAGCGACCCGCGGGTCCTGCTGATGGGCTACACCTACCTCGGCGCCTATGACGAAACGCAACACCCCTACTTCCGCAACGACTACCACAGCCCGCGACAGATCGACCGCTCCGAAAACTGGTGGGTTCTGATGTCCGACATGGCCAAAGGCTGGCCCGGTCCCGCCCAGACCAGCCACTGGATCAACGGCGAGATGGCGATCGGCCTGCTGGGCGTCGACGGCCACGTCACGCATCAGACCAACGTCTGGCGGTTCAACTCCTTCGAGCCGGTCAATCCCGCCCTGGTCCAGTTCGGTGCCCCATGGAACGGCTGGGACTTCGAATACCGGATCATCTGGGACCGCAGCCGGCACTGACGGCGGCGATGCCCTTGCACACGCACCGGGTGCACTGTACTCTGTCCCAAGACAGGCAATCGTCAGGCGGTAGGCTTGAACACTGCCGCACGTTGGCCCTGTTGCGGAAGTTGAGAGGACAGACCCATGAGCGATGCACTGGCCAGACCTACACCACAGCAGATCGCGTGGCATGATGGTGAAATCGGCATGTTCGTCCACTTTGACGTGCCGGTATACGCCAACACCCAAGGCGGAACCGGCGTGGAAGGTAATTTCGACCTCACGCAATTCAATCCGTCCGAACTTGATACTGAACAATGGTGCGACGTGGCCGAGAGTATCGGCGCCGAATATATTATTCATGTTGCCAAGCATTACAGCGGCTTCTGTAACTGGCAGACCGACTCGACCGACTATTCAATCCGAAACACTCCGTGGCGCGGAGGAAAGGGCGACATTGTCGCCGATCTTGCGGAGAGTTGCCGGAACAGGGGCTTGGGATTGGGCATCTATCTCAGTCCCGGCGACCAGCATCATGGAGCATTGCCCGGCGGTGTATGCCCGAACCGCGACGCGCAATCACGCTATAACGACATCTACAGGCGGCAGCTTACGGAACTGCTGACGAAATACGGCCCGATCATGGAGCTGTGGTTTGACGGCAGCATCGTCGTTCCCATAGAGGATATCGTCGAAGAGCATGCTCCCGGCGTGATATGCTTTCAGGGGCCTTGTGCGAATATTCGATGGCCTGGAAGCGAAAAAGGGATCCTCCCGTACCCGGCATGGAATGCGGTGAAAAAGCGGGACGCCGTGACGGGAAAGGTGACGGCGGTCCACGGCACGCCGGATGGTGACTGCTGGTTGCCGCTCGAGGTGGATACGCCCATACGCGATCATTTCTGGTTCCATAACGACGGCGGCGAGCAGTATCTCAAAAGTCTCCAGCAGTTGATCGACGTGTACTACCAATCCGTCGGCTATGGCGGAGTGCTGCTTTTGAACAGCAATCCCGATAGGAGCGGACTCATACCCGCCGCCGATGCCGCCAGGGCGGCGGAGTTTGGAGCGGAGATAAGGAAACGTTTTGCCTGCCCGCTGGCGGAAGTGGCCGGAAACGGCGACGAGGTGCTTCTACCCCTTGCCCGACCGGAAATGGTCGACCATGTCGTTATCATGGAAGATATCCGTAATGGCGAGAGAATACGCCAGTACGTGATTGAGGGCCTGACGGAGGGCGGCTGGCGGGAATTGTGCACGGGCAGCGCGGTGGGACACAAGAAAATAGACTGCTTCGAACCGAAAACGGTGTCGTCCATACGGTTCAGGTGCATGGAAAAGGCCGGTCCCGTTTCCGTGAAGAAACTTGCTGCTTATTCTGTCGGGTCCGTTCCACTCTTTGACAAAGACAGCCTGTCGCTTGTGAATCCGATCTCGGTTGCGGATCTGGAAATAGCCCCGGGCAGTAAGGAATACACCGTTGATCTTACTGCCGCGTGCCGCATCCCCCAGAGGTATGAAGTGGAGTTGTTCTCGCATAGCAGCCATGGAGGGTTTAGGGTCGTACAGGCGGAACTGCTGGTCGACGGGACAAGCAAATCCGACGCGATCGTCCCAATGAGCTCCGATAAGGTGCTCGATCTGAAAATCACGGATTGGTGTCCCACGAAAATACTGCTTCGTATGAGAATCGAAGCCGATATCCATCTTGCGGCAAGCGTGATGGTGAGATGATTTCCCCGTGCTTGGCGTGGGCCAAGCTCAGGTCTGACTGCCGTTTAGGCGCGGCGAAGGCGTTGTTCAATCCGGGCTTGGAGCGGCGTGTCACCCAAGGGCTGGACGGTATATCCGTCCTACGGTTCAAAGCACTTGATGAGTTCCTCGGCGAAGAGTCGATGGCCGCGGTCGTCCGGATGGTTCCAGTTGTTCGCCAGCAGCGTGATGTACGGCAACCCCTCGCGCCACAGGTGGGCCCATCGGGCGGAGGCGTCGGCGAGGGCGAGGTCGTGCTTCTCAGCGAATCGCTTGAGGTTGGCCACATACGGCCGGTTGTCGTGGTCGCGCGGCATGCCATGGACGAAGTGCGGCGTGATCAGGACGATCTCGGCGTCGATCGCCCGGAAGCGTTTGAGAATCTCCTCGTACGTCGGATCGAAATCCTTCGGATCACCCAAACCGTAGAAGTCGTTGACGAACTCGATGGTGACCACGTCGGGCTTGGCGGCCACAATCCGGTCGAACTGCCCCTTGAACTGGTCGTCGCCGGGGTACAGCCACTGGCGCGAGTTGGAGCCACCGATGGCGATGACGTTAACGGCGATCGGAGCGTCAGGGAACTTCTCCTTGAGCATCTTCTCGAGGACTTCCGGATACCGGTTGCCGGGTGTGGCGTCGCCTCCGCAGGTAACGCTGTCGCCCCAACACACGATGGTCAGCGGCTGGCCGGCTCTGATCTTGGCCGTCGCCTTGGGCAGTCGGCCCGGCGTGCTGGCGGTCTGGGCCTCCGCAGCGGTCTCAGCGAGCGGAAGGACCTGCACGTTGCTCTTGCCGTCGCTGTGGAAGTCGACGACGATGTTGGCCAGGCGGGTCTGCCCCTCAGCCAGGGCCGGCGGCTTGGCCACGACCAGCTCGCTCTTGCCTTCGACGATGAGTTCCTCACCGTCGGCGGTGCGAACGAGGGAGTCGATGCGGCGAAGGGAATAGCGGTAGTCGATCAGGACCTCATCCTCCGGCGTGATCGACGATTTGGGGCCGATGCCAAATGCCGCCCACGCCGGATCACACACGTAGTCCTCATTCACCTTCAGCACCTTCTCGCCGTGGCGAACTGGCCGGATCGACCGCTCCAACCACGACGATCCCGCTTCCGGGTCCAAAGCAGTGGACCTGCATCAGCTTGGTCTTGGAGGCCCACGTGTTGGGCTGCTCAGCGGAGAGCTTGTGCTTTTCGCCGGTAACAGTGACAATCTCGGCGGGACGGACCGCAAACTCCCGCGTCTCCAGGTCGGCGGGCATTTTTGCGTCGGCGGCCAGTGCGCTGGGAACCGCCGCGATCAGACAGAAGGCAACGATCAAGACGTACATCAGAATTTCCGGCTGGTTCATGCTCTTCCTTTACGTCCAGGACACTGCAACTTCACGCGACAAGCCTACTCAACCCACCGCAATAGCGAAAGGAATTTCAACCGGCCGTTTGGACAGCAAAGTCGGGCCACGCTGCTATTGAATGAGCAGCGGGAATGAGCCTTGCACCACACCCTGGCGGTTCACTCCCAGGACTATCCCCTTCAGCTACGACCGGCATGCATCTGTCATTGTGTCATCTCTATTAAACCGAATCACAGCAGCCCGAACTTGGCCCTTGCGGCCCATCCCATCCGCACTTCCAAAGTCATAGCACAGTTCAGGCGGTTTTTCGCTTGACGGCCGTTCGCCGACCCGGCACACTATTCTTAGTGACAGCGTGACAGGTCTAACCAAGGGACCGACGGACGCCGATGGGAAAACGACAGGAGAGCAAACGCCTGGACGAAAGGGAAGCGGTGATCGACCCGGCGGTGCGGGACCCGATGCACACCCAGGTTCGGACCCACATTCTGCACCTGATCGGTCAGCGGGGGCTCAGGGCGGGCCAGAAGCTGCCGTCGATCCGCCGGCTCAGCGATTTGACCGGGGTGGGCCGGGGAACGATTGCCCGGGCGGTGGCCCAGATGACCGATGAGGGCATCTTCGTGAGCCAGCCGTGCAAGGGCGTGTACCTCGCCGACGCCGACCCGGCCGGGCGGCCGGCCCCGCTGCGGACCATCTACTGCCTCTCCGGCGCGCGGGAGGGCCTGAACACCGCCTCCGAATACGTCGGGCACAGCCCGTTCTGGGCGCAGGTGCTCCGCAGCGTTCGGCGGTCAGTGCTCGGTTGCGACCCGGCGATCCGGCTTCGCATCGCCTTTCTCGGCGCCTTTCTGAAAGAGGACGACGCGACCCCGCGCCGGCGGAACTGGCGCGAGATTGGGCTCCTGATCCTGGGTGATCCGGCGCCCGGAGAGCTCTCGCGGATCGTCGGGCTCGGGGCCTCGGCAGTGCAGATCCACGGGATCAGCCGCTCGCCCAACGTGCCCTCGGTCCGGATCGACAGCGCAGCGGGCATCGAGGCGCTGGTCGATCACCTCGCCTCGCTGGGACATCGGCGGATCTGCTACTGCGGGCTGGGCAACCGCCACAGAAGAAGCGGACCGGACGACTCCGGCCGGCCGATGACCCAGGAGTACGAGAAGTACAAAGGATTCGCTCGGGCAATGACCCGGCGCGGACTGCCGTTCGACCCGGAAACATCATGCTGCGAGTGCTTCCTGGGGCTGGAGGAAGGCTACCAGGCCGCACAGACCGTCTTGAAATGCTCTGACCGCCCTACCGCGATCATCGCCATCAACGACGAGACGGCGATCGGGGCGATGCGGGCGGTCGCGGACGCCGGCCTTCGCATCCCGCGGGATATCTCGGTGGCTGCGTTTGACAACATCGACGCGTCCCGATACGCCATCCCGTCGCTGACCACGGTGGACAGCCGGATGGATGAGCTGGGACAACTGGCCGTCGCGTCCCTTCTGGCCCTGCACGACCAGGGGACGTATCAGGATCGAGTGCTCAAGCCGGATGTGATCGTCCGCGAGTCGACAGCGGCGATACGAGAATAACAGGAGACGTCAATAGCGACGATGCGGTACGTGGAGGTAACAGCCCCGCACCAGGTGCGAATCGACGAAGCGCCGATCCCGGAGCCGGGCGAGGGCGAACTGCTGGTGCGGGTGCGGGCCTGCGGAGTGGACTGGCCGACGTTCCGGCACGTGATCGAAGGCGAAGGGACCAGCTACCCCGCCAACGGCTTTAACAACCTGGGCCTGGCCCACGAGGGATCGGGCGAGGTGGTCGCCGTCGGCCACGGCGTGGCGCGCTTCCGGCCCGGCGACCGCGTCTCATACCTGGGTCCGGGTTTCCAGGAGTACGCCGCGGTCCGTCAGGAATACTGCGGCAAGTTGCCCGAAGGCGTAGCGTACCTCGACCTGCTGGGCGAACCGATGGCCGTGATGCACCACTCAGCCGGCAAGGTCCGGCTTGAGCCGAACGCGACCCTGGTGGTCTTCGGAGCCGGTTACATGGGGTTGGGACTGATCCACCTCCTGGCCCGCCGTGGATACGGGCGGATCATCGCAATCGACACCAACGATCTGCGGCTCGACCTGGCCAGACGGATGGGAGCGAGGTGGACGATCGACGCGGCGAAAGAGGATGCACCAGCCGCCATCGTCAAGCTCACGAACGCGACCGGAGCCGATCTGGCCATCGAGGCGACGGGCGCAGCCGATGTGCTGGAACGAATCCACGAGGCGGTCCGACCGGGCGGAACCGTGCTGGTGCACGGATGGTTCGGCGGACCCAGACAGGTCGTTCTGGAAAGGTGGCACGTGCAAGACCTGACCTTCATCTTTTCGCACCCGGCACCACACGAGATCTACGGCCGGCTCATCGAGGAAGTCGGCGCCGAGGTGGCGGCAAGGAAGATCGACCTGACGCCGCTGATCACGCACCGCCTCAGCCTGGACGACGTACCACGTCTGGAGGAAAGCGTGCGAAGCTCAGCGGACTACGTCAAGGGCGTGGTGGAGGTAAAGGCATGAAACTGACCGCGGCGACGTTCGCGTTCAATCGGGCGTTCGAAGCGAAGCAGATGGACATCGGCGGCTACATCGAAGCCTGCGCTAAGATCGGCTTTGACGGCATCGAACTCAACGACGGCTACCTGCTCAAGGACCCGATATCACCAGCCGAAATCAAGCGCCGGGCCACCACCCTCGGTCTGGACATCGCCGCCGTCGCCATCGAATCGGTGTTCGTGCGGAACAGCGACGAGGAGATCGCCCGCGAAAAACAGAACATCCTCGACTGGCTGGAGAAGGCCTACTTCCTGGGTTCGCCGATCCTGCGGGTCAACACCGGCCAGATGGTCAATACGCTCGAGACCCTCACGAACCGAACCGTAACGTGGGAACAGGTCCGCCGGTGGGTCGTCGAAACCTACCGCAACGTGGTCCGCCGCGCCGAGCGGCTGGGCATTGTCATCGCAATGGAGAATCACTATGGCGCCACGCGAACCGCCGACGACACGCTGGAGGTCGTACGGGCGGTCGACTCGCCGTGGTTCAAGGTCAATATCGACACCGGCAACTTCTACGAGGACATCCGCTACGGCGATGACTTCGTGCAGCATCCTGAAATCCTGGACCGAGCCCGGCCATTCGAAGACATCTATGCGGGCATCGACAAGCTGTGCCCGGAGATGGTCTACTGCCACGCCAAAATCTATCGCCTCGACGAGGCGGAACAGGACGACCGCCTGCTCGACTACAGCCGAATCGTCGAAACCTTCCACCGCCACGGCTACCGCGGATACGTGTCAATCGAGAATTTTTCCCAAGAAGACCCGCTCCAAATCGTACCGCGGGCAACGGCCATGTTGAAACGCAAGCTTCGGGCGCTTTCCGGCACACCCTGATCCCTGCCGACAGCAAACCCGACCACCGCCAAGCGACCACAGACCGGCAGAATCAAAGCCCCTGTCGCTCATCCCCTTTTTCCGTTGATTTTTCCGTAAGAACCTCTATATTGGGTTATATAAGACCCTTCATGGCACGAGAATCTCTGTTCCGGGATCTGAGGAACGATGGCCGACAACCTGAAAACCAAAGCGTATAACCATATCCGTCATGGGCTGTTGATGGGCCAGTGGGCGGAGGGCGCCTTCTTTTCCACCGGCAAGGTCGCCAAACTGATTGGAATGAGCTATACGCCGGTGCGAGAGGCCATCATTCAACTGGAGAGCGAGGGACTGGTCGAAACCGTGACGAATCGGGGGATTCGCCAGCGCCGGCTTTCTCGCGACGAACTCCAGGAAAAATTCGAGTTGCGTATCCTGCTGGAGAGCGGAGCGGCCAAGCTGGCGGCTCAAAAGGTCACGCCGCAGGAACTGGCGGAACTCCGAACAAATCTGCTCGACCATTTGAATTCCCTGCGGCAGTACCGTCGAAAGATCGGATATCCCCAGGACAACCCGGCTCCGATCCCGCCGGCGTCCATTACCACCGATCCGGATCTGAGGAACATCTATCAACTCAATATCTACTTCCATCTGACGATCATTCGGGCCGCCCGAAACCAGCAGTTGGCCAAACTGGTGGGCGATCTCCATATCCTGACCCAGGTGCTTCGCACGCACGTCGTGCTTCCCGGCCAGAACTACATCAAACAGATCGCCCGCGACTATGGATTTCACCGCCGAATCTTCCGGGCCCTGGAACGACACGACGCCGATCAGGCCTATTTCTGGATCGAACGGCACGTCACCAACGCCATGAAGCATCACATGGCGGTCTTTGACTACCTGCAGCAGCTCCAGACCTCGGTGATCACCCAGGCCTTCGAGGTGCCGGACGTGCTGATTCACCCGATGCGGCAGACCGAACAGAACATTGCGGCCACTCCGCCAGATGAGGAGAATCCCGGCGGAACGTCCGCCGAATAAAACACCTTTCTTGGTGAGGGAGAGTCCGATGAAGAACACGAGGAGAGTCTTGCTGCTGTTCCTGAGTCTGGCATTGTCCTACGGCATGGCCCAGGGTTACGAGTACTCGGACGATTTCAGCACAACGGCCGGGAATCCCAACGGCGTGTGGTCGTACGGATATCTGGCCAACAGTGGAGACGGTCCTTTCGTCGCCCACAACCACACCATGCCCGCCGGTACGGGCCTGGCCTTGTGGGAGACGGACGGCGATCCGGATTCGTCCGGAAACATCAACAAGGCCGCCGGAGCGGAAGATCATCCGGAGTGGGGCGGCATGAGCTGGGAAGCCGGGATGACCTCCATGATGATCCCCACCGATCCCACCAAGTGGTCCGCGGTTGTCTTTACCGCCCCTCAAGCGGGACAGTGGAACGTATCCGTTGATTTCCAAAACCGCTGGATGAACGGCAACGGTTCAAACGTGTTCGTGAGGATCAACGGTACGAACGTGCTGTTGGATCAGATCGACGGATTTCCGGGCTCCTCACTGGGCGCCCCGGTGGTCGCCCCGGTTTCCACTGATGGGTGGAACGCCGGCTACGACGGCGTTGCGACCCTGAATCAGGGAGATACCATCATGTTTGGTGTCTACAAGTGGGCCGAAGCCTCTCATCAGGTTGCGATAGACGCCAGCATTACCCCGGTCCCCGAACCCATGATCCTGAGTCTGCTGGCGCTGGGCGGACTGATGCTGAGGCGAAAACCCTAGCCGGACTCTGCTCCACGGAGCGGACAAGCCTCATAACAAAACGTGTGAAAGGCGTGTATAGCCAGGCAAAGAGGAACGCCTTCCACACGTTTTCTTTATTGTAGGCATACTACCGGCCGATGCTCGTCGTCGACTATCTCGTGCCCGAACCGGCCACCATCCTGCTCCTGGCGATCCCGTGCCTGTTCTGGCGGCGGCTCCTGGGCAACCGGTAAAAGAGCGGTCGCCCAGCCGGGACGGCGTGTGCCCGCCGCATGGCACGGCCAGGGCTGGCGCGGCACCCGTCGCCCCGGATGAGGCAAAAACCCGGGTCAGTGTGGCCTGCGCAAAGCACTTGCTTTTGCGACGGCTATCTGGTATCCTATGAAGCTTGTGAGAAATGGGCAGGGCTCTGGGTTCCTCTCTTGCTTTCCCACTCAGTGGAGGCTGAATGGGAAACGCCGATCCTGAGAAGAGGATGGGTGGCCAGAAGCCGTCCATGGGCACATTGATGGGAGAGAGAGATGAAGACCAGATCGTTTTCTGGGCGGTTGGCGTTCGTTATGATCGTCCTGTTATGCCTTCCTTCAGCCGGTCGGGGCGATCCGTTCAGCATCGTGGCCCTGCCCGACACCCAAATCTACAGCCAGAGCTATCCCGAGACGTTCACCAGCCAGACCCAATGGATCGTCGATAACCAGTCCACCCGGAATATTTCCTTCGTGACCCATCTGGGCGATTTGGTCAACGTCGCCGACGATTCGACCCAGTGGCAGAACGCGAACGCCTCGATGAACGTCCTTCATGGACAGGTACCCTACAGCGCGTGCATGGGCAACCACGACGTCGGGTCGTACTACGACTCCTACTTCGGCCCTTCCCGCTACAGCGGCATGTCGTGGTACGGCGGAGGTTCAACGAATTCCCGGAACCACTATCAGACCTTCTCCGCCGGCGGCTACGACTTCCTGCACCTGAACCTTCAATTCGCTCCCGACGCCGGCGCAATCTCCTGGGCACAGTCCGTCCTGGATGCGAACCCCGGAAAACAGACGATCGTATCGACCCACTCGTACCTGGACCTTGGCGGCTACACGTCCCAGGGCTCCAGCATCTGGAACAGCTTCGTCAGGTCCAACTCGCAGATCTTCATGGTCCTCTGCGGCCACATGCACGGCGAAAACCAGCAGGTCTCGACCAACGACGCGGGCGGCAAGGTGATCGAGATGCTAAGCGATTACCAGACCTATTCCAACGGCGGCGACGGGTATCTGCGAACCCTGGAATTCGACGCCGCCAGCAGCCGGATCAACGTCCAGACCTACTCGCCGACCAAGGGGGAATACCTGACCGACTCGGACAGCCAACTCAGCTACGACGTAACGTTCGGCTCGACGATCCAGGTCAACGGATTCATCGAGCCGCCGCCGGACCCGCCACCCGCCTATACCATCACCCTCCAGCAGGGGATCAGCGGATACGGCGGCACGGTGGACACGGAGCTGAAGTCCGCCGACCCCGACGCGGTGCAAGGGGCCAATGCGTCGATCAAAGTGGACTCGTATGACGGCTCGTCCCCCGGGCCGACCCAGGGGCTCGTGCGGTTCAGCGGCCTGGTCGGCGACAATGCGGGCAGGATCAGGCCGGGGATGAACGTGACCTCAGCCGCGCTGACCCTCAACGTCACCAATGAGGGAAGCGGGCTCAACGCCCACCGCGCCCTTGTGAACTGGAACGAATCGTCGACGTGGAACGGGACGGGTGCGGGCATCCAAGCTGATGGCGTCGAGGCCCAAGCGGTTGCCGACGACTCCGTTGGCGCCAACAACTCCGGCGCAAACGTCACCGAGGGAACCGTAACGCTTGACGTGACGTCCAGCGTCGCCGCCTGGGCCAACGGCCAAACCAATCGCGGCTGGGCCATTCTACCGTTCTCAAGTGGAACGAACGGGATTGTCTTCGACTCCTCGGAAGACAGCAATCCGCTCTACCGGCCGAAGCTCACCGTCATCGTCGAAATGGACCCCTCGCTCTCGCAGGTGGTTTTCCAGAACGGGCGAACCGGATACTCCGGAACGTCGGACACCGAGCTGCGCCAGGCCGCTCCGGATACGAGCCAGGCGTCCGCAACCGGCATGACGGTTGACGCCGACGATGGCGGTGGCAAGACCCAGGGCCTGATCCGGTTTGACGATCTCTTCGGCTCCGACGAAGGGCAGGTCCCATACGGTTCGGATATCGCCCTGGCCAGACTCATCCTCGACATCACCAACCCCGGCAGCGGGTTCACTCTGCACCGGATGCTTTGCGGCTGGGATGAAACGGACACCTGGAACTCCCTCGGCGATGGGATCCAGGCCGACGACGTGGAGGCCATGTCCATCCCCGAGTTGGTCATCGGGGCCAACAACGACGGCGGGAACGTGACGAACGGGCTCCTCCAGCTCGACGTCACCGACACGCTGCGGAGCTGGATCGACGGCGAGGAGAACTGGGGATGGATCCTGCTTCCCCTGGCCAGCGGCACAAACGGGATCGATTTCTACAGCTCGGAATACACGCTGAATCACCGGCCGATGCTCGTCCTTGACTATGCGGTTCCCGAACCGGCCACCATCCTGCTCATGCTCATCCCATGCCTGCTGCGGCGAAGACTCTCTGAATAACCCGGAAAACGCGACCTCATCTCGCCTGTGAATTCCCGCGGGCGATGAAACGCATCACCGGTTGCAGCCGGAGCAGATGACGCTTGCATCGGCCCCGGGGCGGCGGTAGATTCCCTGAAAGCAACGGCAGGGCGCAGAGGCACCGCGATGGCAGGTCCTGACGCCGGTTCCGGGTTATCTTGCATGGGAGGATTCTCGATGGCCGTTCAACAGCAGTTCGAGCCGATGTCGGTAGGGCAGATTC
The sequence above is drawn from the Phycisphaerae bacterium genome and encodes:
- a CDS encoding SGNH/GDSL hydrolase family protein, translated to MNEDYVCDPAWAAFGIGPKSSITPEDEVLIDYRYSLRRIDSLVRTADGEELIVEGKSELVVAKPPALAEGQTRLANIVVDFHSDGKSNVQVLPLAETAAEAQTASTPGRLPKATAKIRAGQPLTIVCWGDSVTCGGDATPGNRYPEVLEKMLKEKFPDAPIAVNVIAIGGSNSRQWLYPGDDQFKGQFDRIVAAKPDVVTIEFVNDFYGLGDPKDFDPTYEEILKRFRAIDAEIVLITPHFVHGMPRDHDNRPYVANLKRFAEKHDLALADASARWAHLWREGLPYITLLANNWNHPDDRGHRLFAEELIKCFEP
- a CDS encoding zinc-binding dehydrogenase; the encoded protein is MEVTAPHQVRIDEAPIPEPGEGELLVRVRACGVDWPTFRHVIEGEGTSYPANGFNNLGLAHEGSGEVVAVGHGVARFRPGDRVSYLGPGFQEYAAVRQEYCGKLPEGVAYLDLLGEPMAVMHHSAGKVRLEPNATLVVFGAGYMGLGLIHLLARRGYGRIIAIDTNDLRLDLARRMGARWTIDAAKEDAPAAIVKLTNATGADLAIEATGAADVLERIHEAVRPGGTVLVHGWFGGPRQVVLERWHVQDLTFIFSHPAPHEIYGRLIEEVGAEVAARKIDLTPLITHRLSLDDVPRLEESVRSSADYVKGVVEVKA
- a CDS encoding PEP-CTERM sorting domain-containing protein (PEP-CTERM proteins occur, often in large numbers, in the proteomes of bacteria that also encode an exosortase, a predicted intramembrane cysteine proteinase. The presence of a PEP-CTERM domain at a protein's C-terminus predicts cleavage within the sorting domain, followed by covalent anchoring to some some component of the (usually Gram-negative) cell surface. Many PEP-CTERM proteins exhibit an unusual sequence composition that includes large numbers of potential glycosylation sites. Expression of one such protein has been shown restore the ability of a bacterium to form floc, a type of biofilm.) — encoded protein: MLVVDYLVPEPATILLLAIPCLFWRRLLGNR
- a CDS encoding alpha-L-fucosidase, translating into MSDALARPTPQQIAWHDGEIGMFVHFDVPVYANTQGGTGVEGNFDLTQFNPSELDTEQWCDVAESIGAEYIIHVAKHYSGFCNWQTDSTDYSIRNTPWRGGKGDIVADLAESCRNRGLGLGIYLSPGDQHHGALPGGVCPNRDAQSRYNDIYRRQLTELLTKYGPIMELWFDGSIVVPIEDIVEEHAPGVICFQGPCANIRWPGSEKGILPYPAWNAVKKRDAVTGKVTAVHGTPDGDCWLPLEVDTPIRDHFWFHNDGGEQYLKSLQQLIDVYYQSVGYGGVLLLNSNPDRSGLIPAADAARAAEFGAEIRKRFACPLAEVAGNGDEVLLPLARPEMVDHVVIMEDIRNGERIRQYVIEGLTEGGWRELCTGSAVGHKKIDCFEPKTVSSIRFRCMEKAGPVSVKKLAAYSVGSVPLFDKDSLSLVNPISVADLEIAPGSKEYTVDLTAACRIPQRYEVELFSHSSHGGFRVVQAELLVDGTSKSDAIVPMSSDKVLDLKITDWCPTKILLRMRIEADIHLAASVMVR
- a CDS encoding GntR family transcriptional regulator, coding for MADNLKTKAYNHIRHGLLMGQWAEGAFFSTGKVAKLIGMSYTPVREAIIQLESEGLVETVTNRGIRQRRLSRDELQEKFELRILLESGAAKLAAQKVTPQELAELRTNLLDHLNSLRQYRRKIGYPQDNPAPIPPASITTDPDLRNIYQLNIYFHLTIIRAARNQQLAKLVGDLHILTQVLRTHVVLPGQNYIKQIARDYGFHRRIFRALERHDADQAYFWIERHVTNAMKHHMAVFDYLQQLQTSVITQAFEVPDVLIHPMRQTEQNIAATPPDEENPGGTSAE
- a CDS encoding DNRLRE domain-containing protein; the protein is MKTRSFSGRLAFVMIVLLCLPSAGRGDPFSIVALPDTQIYSQSYPETFTSQTQWIVDNQSTRNISFVTHLGDLVNVADDSTQWQNANASMNVLHGQVPYSACMGNHDVGSYYDSYFGPSRYSGMSWYGGGSTNSRNHYQTFSAGGYDFLHLNLQFAPDAGAISWAQSVLDANPGKQTIVSTHSYLDLGGYTSQGSSIWNSFVRSNSQIFMVLCGHMHGENQQVSTNDAGGKVIEMLSDYQTYSNGGDGYLRTLEFDAASSRINVQTYSPTKGEYLTDSDSQLSYDVTFGSTIQVNGFIEPPPDPPPAYTITLQQGISGYGGTVDTELKSADPDAVQGANASIKVDSYDGSSPGPTQGLVRFSGLVGDNAGRIRPGMNVTSAALTLNVTNEGSGLNAHRALVNWNESSTWNGTGAGIQADGVEAQAVADDSVGANNSGANVTEGTVTLDVTSSVAAWANGQTNRGWAILPFSSGTNGIVFDSSEDSNPLYRPKLTVIVEMDPSLSQVVFQNGRTGYSGTSDTELRQAAPDTSQASATGMTVDADDGGGKTQGLIRFDDLFGSDEGQVPYGSDIALARLILDITNPGSGFTLHRMLCGWDETDTWNSLGDGIQADDVEAMSIPELVIGANNDGGNVTNGLLQLDVTDTLRSWIDGEENWGWILLPLASGTNGIDFYSSEYTLNHRPMLVLDYAVPEPATILLMLIPCLLRRRLSE
- a CDS encoding sugar phosphate isomerase/epimerase yields the protein MKLTAATFAFNRAFEAKQMDIGGYIEACAKIGFDGIELNDGYLLKDPISPAEIKRRATTLGLDIAAVAIESVFVRNSDEEIAREKQNILDWLEKAYFLGSPILRVNTGQMVNTLETLTNRTVTWEQVRRWVVETYRNVVRRAERLGIVIAMENHYGATRTADDTLEVVRAVDSPWFKVNIDTGNFYEDIRYGDDFVQHPEILDRARPFEDIYAGIDKLCPEMVYCHAKIYRLDEAEQDDRLLDYSRIVETFHRHGYRGYVSIENFSQEDPLQIVPRATAMLKRKLRALSGTP
- a CDS encoding substrate-binding domain-containing protein → MGKRQESKRLDEREAVIDPAVRDPMHTQVRTHILHLIGQRGLRAGQKLPSIRRLSDLTGVGRGTIARAVAQMTDEGIFVSQPCKGVYLADADPAGRPAPLRTIYCLSGAREGLNTASEYVGHSPFWAQVLRSVRRSVLGCDPAIRLRIAFLGAFLKEDDATPRRRNWREIGLLILGDPAPGELSRIVGLGASAVQIHGISRSPNVPSVRIDSAAGIEALVDHLASLGHRRICYCGLGNRHRRSGPDDSGRPMTQEYEKYKGFARAMTRRGLPFDPETSCCECFLGLEEGYQAAQTVLKCSDRPTAIIAINDETAIGAMRAVADAGLRIPRDISVAAFDNIDASRYAIPSLTTVDSRMDELGQLAVASLLALHDQGTYQDRVLKPDVIVRESTAAIRE